The Syngnathus acus chromosome 11, fSynAcu1.2, whole genome shotgun sequence genome includes the window cacacacacacacgcatacaaatCCTGCCTTTCAACAGGGAATCTCAATTAGTGGTGAGGTGCAAAGACCCGCGGAGCTTATCGGGAGCCGACTAAAGAGGAGAGATAAGTGGATGCAATTAAATGGTCGCGCCTTCATCCGTCCCTTCTGATCATCCGTTTCTGTATCAGTATTGTGATTTACACTTGGCTGCaatttttgacaaaaacaataccTGCAGTATTTTGGTTGGGATTCTGCACAAAGTTTTACGATATGTAACAGAAATATATACTAAAGTCTGACTATTTGCATATATTTTTGTCTAGCCCAGGTGTTTCTCTGACTGTAATCTAAATTATTTGTCCCTTGGTGACCCCGCTCTGCGTTTTACCTGATCTCCACTCTGGCCCGTGTGCACCTGCACCGAAGCGCCCCTCCATCGCCTCCCATTCATCTTGTCATCCCCGCTATCTCACCCCAACGCAGTCTCCCTTTTTCCCTCCCCTTTGCTTCCCCCACCAAGCCTTCCCTCTCCTCCTACTTGTTCCCCAGATTTATTGGAGGCGGAGTGCAGTTCACACGCATTCCACTCCAGACTCCCCTCCTGCCACTGGACCCTCATATCTAGGCATGCTCGTTTATCTTCATGATCCTCTGATGgccagaagaagaggagggaggagtgttgtttttgttcttgagCAGGCCAGACAACTTTTCCCCTCACACCTCTGTCTGTGTTtcatagtgtgtgtgtctaaatTGGCCGTGTGTCTCTCTCCTGGGTCAAAGTTTCCATGACTGGCAGGCTCCTGCAGGAGAACATTCCCTGCttgagaacacacactggcGGAAACGAGTGCCACGCACTCGCTGGCTCGCTCAGCCGCGCATACGCACCTCATCCCCGACCCGCAATCTGCAAATCTCCATCCTTTGGCTCGGATAATTAGTTCTGCGGTCGGCCCCTCGCCTCGGTCCCACAGGCCCAAATGGCAGCAGGTCATAAAGCTTAAGTGTTCCACCAGTCAGAGCTGTGCAACTGCGGCCATTAATCGTACAACACGACCCAGGCAAGGGTTGAATTGTATCAAAGCGCCTCGTACTGACATCCATGAAATCCCTTTATGGGCATTTCAAAGGCAGAGTTGGGAGATTTTTGGCACCTCTGCTTTGCATCACTCTCATTTTAATGTTCAGCTCAGCCCTTCAGGTCGGCGAATATCCGTGCACACTCCGCTTCCACTCTTTCCCAAGGGTTCAATGTCCACGCACACACTATTAACCCTGAAAGTAAACAAGCTGGATTCcgattgtttgtttggttccttGGCTCCCGCCAGACACTGACCTGCTCACGGTAACCACGGCGACCAGGATGTCTCTGAGATGCTGATGTGTGCATATATGTGTTTCTTAATCAAACTTATGTCAATGAACTACTGATTCCGAAGGCCCTTGGCAGATTAGATTGACATTGCAACACAGAGGCTGAAATCTGATTAGccccaaaaaataatctaATATCCACATATGCTGGATGCAGTACAGACAAGAAACACTATGAAATGGAGACTCGCACGGCATCAACGTCAAGGGTGAGTACCtctctattttgttttgcaggtcTTGATATGCAGTTTCTAACTTCTTTTTGCACTTGTGTGACAGCAAAGATGGTGTCGACTACATCATCAAAGGGTGAGTCCTTAGATCTTTTGCTTGCCCATACCGCGTACatcaaatgtacttttttttttgcacgttcagaatgttaaaatgttcCAAAAGCAACAGCATGTACAGTCAGTAAACGTATTTCAACTTGGGAACAGAAACGTTTCATTTCAATGACAAAATACGCCCCAGAGAAGACTGTTAACAAATATCTTATCTCTGatatgaaaacatttattttaaatccggTGATCCTCTCTGGgtggagcgtgtgtgtgtgtgtgtgcatgtgctggTCACCCTTCTGCAACTGGACCTGTTCTAAGGAAACAAAAGTTTCATTTCACAAGACAAATAATACTCAGACTGGAATCCCAAAAAGGCATTTGAATTGAGAAAATATAGAATCGAGCTGAGAAATGTCTGATAGAGGAGGCCAAATATAACAAGTGAAAAAAAGATCTGGCTCAGCTTAATTCAACAAAACAAGGCTGAAAGCAGTTTACAACTTCATAATGACTTAGAAAATATTGTTGTCATCCATAAATTCATGAAGTGACCACGTGCTGTATATTATGCAAGAAAAGTTCTACTCCCTCATCCCCCAAGGGATTGCAGTGCACTCAACGGCATGGCTAGGAACTAAAAagctaaaaatgaataaaagctCGACATAATCGGGAGGTAATCGCTGTTGTCTAGACAGTTGTTTCTTGAACCAAACAGATTTCATATTTGCTGCAGAAGGCCCAaaataactcgtttttttcttccccagaTTTGTTGGTCACACAAGGAAACACGACTAGAGTGATCCACTCGCAATTAATAATCAACATGTACCGTGAGTactatttctttttcctttttgatgtttttgccATGTGGGCAGATACATATCGATTTCAAACTGAAGTTTACAAAAGTCAAACGTGGCACTTTTTAGAAAGCTTGTCTCCGTAATGGCCAGGCCTCTATTGTGTAAATAAACAGTTGAGACAGCGGGGAAGGTGGTGACATGTTTTTGGATGGTGGGTGGGACAGCAAAGGGATTTTTTAAGTGTTTGGGTGGAGAGTTTAGGCATTGGATTAAGGCAGCGAgcgagggaaggagggaggggtcATTCGGAACGAAGGAGCTGCGGCTTGGCCATTGGGAGGCGTTGAAGGAAGTGAGATGGAAGGTTGCAGGGTGTTGTAGTGGAGATATATGGTAGACCCGCTGGCTTCCATCCAGCATGGTCCATGaaccacacacacttgcatgaGCCCCACCTTTAACTGGCCACCCAGCTGTGTAAACATCCCCCGATTGGTGATTGGCTGGCTGCTTCAGCCAGTCAGATTCGAGGATGCTGTGAAAGGTGAGACAAGTGAACCAATGAGTCAGTCACTTTGTGGGTGCGCAGGCAGGCAAAAATGAAGAAGGGGAAAGAAAGACTGATTGCGTTCATGATGACACACTAATAAAGCACATCATTGGTCAAGAGTTAAACTCATTTCCATGACTCACTTCCTTGATTGTTTCGTCCCCTCCCTTTTTTCATGTCCAGATTCATTCCGCAAGAATGGCCGTCATAAAGTTCACGACATAATGACGCGCCATGCTTAGATGTTAGCCAAATCTCAAGGCTCaaaatgtgttgtcttttATATAGAACAACACAATTTTCCTCTGTCAAGTACAACAATAGTACTGCGCCTTAGATTAGTGCAAGAAATATTGCCGTGCGTCATGTGACCTTTGTAATTCATCAAAATGTAGTACAACTTCTCGAGTGAATTGAATGCAATGAAGTTTTACTTCCCAATACAGGCCTGTAATACTCTTCCTCCCAAGTCTGTCACTCACATTTTACTGTGAGACatgatgtacagtatgtgaCTCACATCTAATATAAGAGGGATTTAGTGTTAAGTTCTCCCTTAGCTGCAACGAGGCATGTGCAGAATGTTGTATTTACGAGCAAAGGTAGGCTCCGAAATGtgtcgtttttctttttccgctTGCGCTCCAGATGTCATCACAAGCTTTCAAGTCCCACTTTTTGTTTGGATGTGTCAGACAGATGTTTACTTCCACAAACATCCAGTCACGGCAAAAAGTCAGCGTTAATTTCACACCGCCTCACCGATAataacagagagcgactcattATGAGTTCGCCTGTGTGAAGATGAGTCGAGTTTGTTTCCACTCCGACAAAACTGGGATGAACCCCTgtaggtgtgtttgtgtgcctcTTTTGGGGGCTTTACTCCTTATTTAAGACCAATATTTACCCAGCAGCCCCAGGGTGAGATTACCTCATATTCTACCGCCCAGCTGCTCTTTCTCAGCGTTTCCACGACGACCGGCGGAATGTCCCATCATGTTTATCTGCCCGACCGAAAAACAGCAAAGCGGTGGAGGGAGATGATGACAATTCagttgtgtgagtgtgtacaAGATAAACACTCACATTAGTTCATATAGTATCATCTTTGGACGCTTTCCTTTAACCCGCACATTTATAACATGGATAAAATCTCCAAATAGCCGTTTAGTTTGGACAagttttaaatatataatgcAATTTAACTCACTCTTATCTTAATAATTTATTATGTGTTCctcgagggaggggggggggggggggtttaaaCAGTGCACAGTTTGTTGTATTCGCGTGTATTAAACcaattatatttttcccaaaatgATAAAATCGCAAGCCTTAATCTAATCTGTTCTGGATTGGAATTTACGCTGTGTTACAATAATCTAATGGAGCCTGATCATATCTGATTGTGCTTCAGTCAGAGCTCGATGGCGTTGCGCTTTTCGTCTTTTTGCCTCATTTCGGCATtcgaaatatatttaatagCCTCATCGTGCTTATGACCAAGCATTCTCTTGAGGAACTACAAATACGCATTGGAGGCCCTTTCAGCACCCCCTGCAATGTGGACACTCCTCTGCCATGGGAACTGACAGTTATTTGCTCTAATTTGCAACAGAAAGCTTTTTGCTGTGTGAGGACTTTTAGGGAATGTTCTATTTGGTCTTCTCCTGGGGCTCTTTAAGTGATAAAAAGTGTGGTTATTTAGCCAGCGAGGAAGAAGGGAAAGTGCAAATACGACTGCATGACCCTCTTGTCAAGAGGTTGCTATTCTCCAGAAGCTCATGAATGGCCTCCAGGATGACATCGCATCACTTGGAGAGCTTCTTCAAGCTACTTGGGCATGGGCACGTTGGGTGCCGCATGCAGGCCACTTGTTGAAAGAGCAGGATAAGGCCTTTTGGACTCCAGCCAAATAGGATCTCACCCTGTCGTGCTCCATCCGGATTCAGACAAAAGCGGGCTTCACTTGTAAGAGATGCTCTCCAACTTGTGAGAACAGACCTATAAAAGGATCTTATTTGTGAAGCTTTTGGACTTGGAGATGGAGCTGCAGACTCGACTCCTGGATTCCACCTTGATCCACTTTGATGTAAACCGGATGGATTTTCCGACCAAGCAGCAGGTGGATGACAGCCAATCCAGCGACACATCCTGGAGCCCAGAGCACACGGACGATCATCTGATGATCGGCCCGGTTGGCCGAGAAGAAGGCGCCGGGTCCGGCAGGTCCAAGCGGAGGAGGATCATTACGGTGGTCCAGCGCCAGGCGGCCAACGTGCGGGAGAGGAAgcgcatgtttagtctgaacGAGGCATTCGATGCGCTCAGGAAGAAAGTTCCCACTTTTGCCTATGAGAAGAGACTCTCCCGCATCGAGACGCTGCGGCTAGCCATTGTCTACATCTCCTTCATGAAGGATCTTTTGGAGAACACTTGATGCCGACTTCAATTGGCACATGATTGCGATATTTTAGATCTTAGAAGTCAACAGCCTTGGATTGTTTGTAAAGTTCTTAGTCGCAAGAATTGGTCAAATAGaccaaattattcaaatatgtTCCCCTTTTTAGTTTAAATGAGGTTTTTGTTTCAAGTGCAGTTGAAATGGTCACACTCCGctcacaatattaggtacacctgcataTTGATGCAAtcggaaaataaaaatgatattgctCATTATATTGatcattttgattgacactttgCAACAATGTCTCATAGTGCATTTCAATGAGAAATGGTTTTAACATCTAAACCAAGTGCAATTTTTTATGTCTAGAAACTTAATTAGCAACTTCACAACTTAATGCACCTCAACCTAAAGTAGCAGTATCTTTTTTGTTCCctaaaactaataataatgtaatgaTGTGCACGGCATTGTATTGAAAGCTCCCTGTCAGGTGAGCATAAGGTAAGCAAAAGCTATTTTATTCCGTAGCATTCAATTCTGcacgtgtacctaatgaagcgATTATatcagactttttttaatggctaCTAACAAGCACATCTACCTCGCAGTTTAGAGCAGGGTTCACTTACGTAGTGTCTGCCGGCGCCAGGTCGCCATGCAGagctgttctaaaaatagttcAGCAGTGAGAGGACATGGTGATTTTCTGGGAATGTTGTTCAAGAATGTCAGGTTGGCAAGTCCGCAGGTGAGGTTGTTTTCAGCACCTTGGAGAGCGCAGCATGTTGCTTTCTCACCTGTGTGAGAAAAACAAGATTATAAACTGAAGATTTCACTGACACTATCTCTGAGCCTTCTTATCCGCTTCAAGTGCAAATTGGTATTTGCATCACAAATCGTGGTTGGATATTATCTTTGACGCTGAGGTGCAAATTGGCGGAtgcagagccccccccccctgtggGCGACCCACTCCGTGGATGAGGCCTCAGTATTATTTTGCATCAAAGTCCACCACTTCCAGACTTTTACAGCTCTTGTTTCTTTATTGGAttcgagcccccccccccccccctaaaaaaaattgtaggcGAGTTTGGGCCTCTTCATCACCTCCACTGTTTGCTTTACGCCGCAGTCGTACACCTCCTTAGCGACCCCGCTGCGAGCACGGATCCGCCCCGAGAGCTCCTCGGGATGGGGCGTCTTTTAAACCTGAGCCGCGGTGTCGACGTCCCCGCGGGGGTCAGACCCATTTAAGCGCATACCTCAACGCGGGGCCGCTGACGGGAAAATAAACACGTCGGTCTGGTTACGATCGAGCTAAGGCCCCCCGCCGTTTGCAACCTCCTGTGTTTCACTGGGTTTATTTTTTGCCATCACCACTGTTCACATCTAAGTGTCTAGACTGGCAGACTTGTTACTGTGCTTACTTACATAGAGTACAGATTTTGAAATGCACTTTAGTATAAAATAGCATCAAATCAAacaataaattgtttttacttgcaGTATTTATGTTCCATCCCTGTTTTTCTGGCCCAGTGAGAGTGCAGTCATAGGCATATGGAAGATACATTGTGCTAGATTGGAGGATACATTAATTGTACTTTGAAGGACACCCCTCCCTATACTGCCCCCTTATTTCTGACAGTTCCAGTACACATTGCACCTTTAGGAGTTGGCTTGTACTCTTGACACTTGTGGGACTTGCATAGTTTGGGAGCATACATGTACTGTATAACCATGCCAAGGGAATCATAAGTTAGAATGGAGTCATCAGACTGTTGTATATTTTTCCATAGATCTTCAGGGCCTGGAACCTGGAATAGATTGTAGTATGTTCTCACTGTGGCAATATACAAATGTTAGTGAATCTAAAAAAGATGaccatgttttaaaaaataatattatattaataaatgCGTGTCAACAACAAATTAACATTCTTCACAGAAGTAGGTCAGGGTAGCGCTAAAATGAGCGTCACAATATTGCTATGCTGACATATTTAGTGCAGAGATGCCCAATATAAGAAAACGCCCACCAAAATATCTTGCGCACAGTTACAAAAACAATCCCAGCCcctttccatttgttttcctttttgccTTCAAGGTCCTCTACTCTTCCTCTGATATTAACACAAGTTATTCCTGCAGTGGTATTATGTTACACCCCTTCCCACCCAATCACAGCGCTCCCCAAAATCCTCCATCTCGCTCCCCACTATAAAAAGTGGGAGACACCTCTCCCTCTTTGCGGTGCACCATATTTGCTTTATAATCAGCACGGGCCATCATTTTTTGGTCACATGTGGAGTTTGTGGACTGGACTCAAGAGGGACAACTGGTTGTAGGGCATCTTGAAAGCTTTTGGACAATGCGAGAAGACAACTCCTCCCCGATGGACAGTGCAGGGAACAGTGAGGAGGAGACCGAGCGGCAGCTGCCGCGGAGGGGCGCCAGGAAGCGGCGGGCTGCGACGCGCAGGAGCGCAGACGAACTGGACGAAAGCTTGGACGTGGAGATTCCCAAGAAGAGACGTAGAAAGAGTTGTGACCGTGGAGGCGGTAGTAGCGGAGGCGGGGGTGGCAGCGTGGCAAGCGAAAGCAGCGAGGCCGGCAGCAGCAGCCCCGCTCGCTCCATCGACGACCTGCAGAACCAGCGCGTCATGGCCAACATCCGAGAGCGCCAACGCACGCAGTCTCTCAACGAGGCTTTCACGTCGCTCCGGAAAATCATCCCCACACTGCCGTCGGACAAGCTTAGCAAAATACAGACGCTCAAACTGGCCGCGCGGTACATCGACTTCCTGTGTCAAGTTCTGCAAAGCGACGAGTTGGACGCGCGGGGATCCAGCTGCAGCTACGTGGCGCACGAACGTCTCAGCTATGCCTTCTCCGTGTGGAGAATGGGGGACGCCTGCTCCGTGTCGACCACAACCCACTAGCGGGGCTACACTGGAACAGCATGGTAAACTGCATTTACTTATTACGCACTACCCGACGGAATGCGTATGTTAGGATTTGTGTTGGAAATACCATGTTATGCATTTGGGATCAGATCCCATTGGAACCCATGAAGTCCAAAACGAGGGTGGTCAAAGTAAGGCCAGGGGGCCACCTACGGCCCGCTCTGTTCTTTAATATGGCCCAgcaaatattttagtttttttcatgTGTTAAGTAAGCTATTTCCTACTACAGTTGtcaatgaaaatgtcattattcATTTGGATTTATCACAATAATTACATCAtacattttgagaaaaaaatctcGTGATTCTGTTGGTTcattataaattaattttagcAACATGAAGTATAGTCACACGTTCCTTATTTTTAATTACGCTTAAGTAAGCACTATTTGATCAGTTGAACGATTaaaatgtgatcatttttACCTTAGAAATGTTTTAGTTTAAGGCTTTATCATGTTCGTCGGATGTACATGTTTGAATTAAGTTAATTCAAATTCATGGAACTTTTGTccaatttgagttttcttcttctaaatGACAGCAGTATTTCTTTGACAGATCATGTGGCTCAGTCCAACTCTCCTGAAGACGGAACCATGGAAAAGTGCAGCTGAGGCCCAGCTGTGAGCTTCATTCCTCCTCCGAGAGCGGGATGTGCGATATTTCCCGTTGCAGGGACTGTTATGTTTGCAAGGGAGCACTTATAGGACAAGACGGATATGAAGAAAGACCACTGCGACTATATGAATGTtgtaacaacaaaatgaactgaggaaatgttttgaaacgAGAGAGAAACAACACAATTCCTTTGACATTCCTCGTGACAATGTTTCACAGCAAATGgagtattttgtatttatttttctactgGTGAGAAATCCGTTTGCCCCAATTAAATAagagttatttattttgggggtaTCACAGAATGCTGTATGGATCTGTAGTCTGCACATTCTGAACGTTGTAAATATTTGctaataaacaaatgaaagtaACTTCCTGGCAAGTATTCATTCAGTTGTTCCCCAGCAATAATAAACTCTTGATGTCCTAAATAATCAAGTGTGTTAAACACTCCCGAGACTTACCTGAAAGTATAGCAACAAAGTCATTTCCGTTGGCTTTCGTTTTTTCCACTTAATCAAGAGagtttatttacttttgttgTAGCAGAACCCGCAGCTAACGAAGTCACGGTGGAGGGggtgaaagaaaacatctcATACCTCTGGATTACTCGGCAGTTCTTTCTTGCACTCTGGGATTTGGGAACGCCGTAATTGGCTGGCGGGCTTTTCGAACAGAGCGGTTGTGGTGTATTGGGAAGCGTGCATGATATTCCCAGATGTCCTTTGAGGCGCAGGTCAGCATGGGGAGATTCCTGCAGGTGCTTTTGCAGTTAGCCTCAAGAGCTTTAAAGGGGCGGATATGGGTCAGGCTACAAAATGCGCTGCCATTACAATTCAAGAAGCTCGCCAGCTATGCATGAGCCACACAAAACCTAGATTCATCATGAAATCCTGAACTAATGGTTAAagttctatattttttctgaGTGTGCTATTTTAGTCTTTTACactattgattgattgactacACACGTCATACTAGCATGGGTCAGCAACCTTTCCTCATTTATTCAtgcaaaagcacattttgaaaaataatctaatGGATATTTACAAGGCAAATTTGGGGCACCTTCTGTGATTAGGTATTCAAAGTTTTGGGTTTTAAGTGAAGTCATTCTGTATAGTCAAGgttaaaaaatgctgacaGTGAGAATGACCAGGCACACACAGTTCTGACTAAAGCAATGCAAAGAATTGAGGCAAACAATacacaaaaagtcatttaaaaaacaattgcaacTTTTCGTAGAATAGTTGAGGAGTGTTAATGGGAGCAttggtgtgttgtttttttccttcattgtAGCTTGCGTGCAGAAGGTAAAGCCATCAGCGCTGACCTAAGGCCCTTTGCCAGCCTCTGGAGGGAATCAATTCCCACCCGTAGCTCACCGTGGCAGTGTTATCTTAAACTTGAGGCTGTTCCTCTGACATGCAGGAATGTCACCTCTGAGGCTTGCAAACGGGTCCAACTCCagccacgcacgcacaagAGAGAGAACCAAGGTTCCTGCACCGTAGCCCACTTTGACATCAGAAGTGAAAGGGATGACTGGTTGTTATCAGTGTGAAGGCATCTGGCTATCTGGATTTAACAGTGTGCTGATTTACAGGCTCTTTGATGACTTGAAACACACTGTCTCCCAACCAGCCATTAATCACCATTTCAATTGGCCTGCTTTGGATTTGCCGTCTTTAAACTGATGCGAAAGTCAAAGGTGCACTCGGCGTTTGTTTTGAACATGACAAGCTGTGAATCTTCGGAAAATGAACTTCATGCCATGCTTTTTTGTTGGCTAGGCTTGTCTGTCTTTACCTCCCCTTAACTTCCTTTCGCTTTACGTCTCCTGCACTTCCACCGTGTCTTTTTACGTTTTCCCTTAACCCAGTAACAAGTCCTGGTTTACATTAATGCTTAACACCACAAGAAGACAGCCGAGGGGGATAGGACTCATAAACACAACCATGCCCGGCTTCTTTTGTATGCAGGACTGGACTCCATTAGCGCTAATTATATCTGTTTCATCTCAGCTCCAAGCAGTGTGTGCCCACGTTTACCATCTCAAATCAGCACATTTACCTCAGGGCTCTGAGTTACCCTGTTTTGCTAATGCGGGGTTATGGCAATCATTTGTACAGGAAAGAAAGTTATTTTAAGACATGGTGGATTTGTTTCAATTTGAATAGCAGTTTCCtggaaaaaatgcataatgCAGCTGATGTTTAAGGGATAAGCGCAGATGATTTGCATCAGGATGAGTGTTGCTACTGAACTTGGTCTCAGATGGAACAAGACTCACAGGCTTTGCTGAATTTAAGTTTTACATATTTGATAAATAGTTCTATTTATAAACCCCCTGGTGTTGTTGCACACTTTCACTCCAGATATAATTTCAGATGTT containing:
- the twist1a gene encoding twist-related protein 1a codes for the protein MREDNSSPMDSAGNSEEETERQLPRRGARKRRAATRRSADELDESLDVEIPKKRRRKSCDRGGGSSGGGGGSVASESSEAGSSSPARSIDDLQNQRVMANIRERQRTQSLNEAFTSLRKIIPTLPSDKLSKIQTLKLAARYIDFLCQVLQSDELDARGSSCSYVAHERLSYAFSVWRMGDACSVSTTTH